From the genome of Pantoea alfalfae, one region includes:
- the fes gene encoding enterochelin esterase: MARIAWLNEETGSERWWQQLQQQGIPLIEPAEKGTCQVTFFWRDPQGDPLHSDTRRVWINITGVTDHHHTASPSSLTPVPDTDVWWWQTTLPADWRGSYCLIPDNQTETFAGQADMQALRQWWSQKFRQAQSDPLNPLRSWAGGRGMRVSPLHLPRAPDQQVWRAVDEGRAADIPLQHYLWRSERLGNQRQIWIAVTGDASAGDRPLALLLDGQFWAHSMPVAGPLQQLTEAGELPPAVYVMIDIIDREHRTRELTCNPDFWLAIQHELLPQIQQWAPFRADSTLVAGQSFGGLSAAYATLNWPETFAGAVSLSGSFWWPARGDPNGWLPQQLQQGLLQAPSRRFYLEAGRRERLILAANEQFQRDLTVAGHQVSYHPIEGGHDALCWRGGLLAGLNAMWQSS, from the coding sequence ATGGCGCGAATAGCGTGGTTAAACGAAGAGACCGGCAGCGAACGCTGGTGGCAGCAGCTGCAGCAACAGGGCATTCCCCTGATTGAACCCGCTGAAAAGGGGACCTGTCAGGTCACTTTTTTCTGGCGTGATCCGCAGGGTGACCCGCTGCACTCTGATACCCGGCGCGTCTGGATCAACATTACCGGTGTGACCGATCATCATCACACAGCCTCACCTTCCTCCTTAACACCTGTTCCTGATACCGATGTCTGGTGGTGGCAAACCACCCTGCCCGCTGACTGGCGCGGCAGCTACTGCCTGATCCCTGACAACCAGACAGAGACGTTTGCCGGGCAGGCTGATATGCAGGCGCTGCGCCAGTGGTGGAGTCAGAAATTCCGGCAGGCACAAAGCGACCCGCTGAATCCTTTGCGTAGCTGGGCAGGTGGACGCGGAATGAGGGTCTCGCCGCTGCACCTGCCACGCGCGCCGGATCAACAGGTGTGGCGTGCGGTTGATGAGGGCCGTGCCGCCGATATTCCGCTGCAACACTATTTGTGGCGCAGCGAACGGCTGGGAAACCAGCGTCAGATCTGGATCGCTGTCACCGGAGACGCCAGTGCAGGCGATCGTCCGCTGGCACTGCTGCTGGATGGTCAGTTCTGGGCGCACAGCATGCCGGTTGCCGGTCCGCTTCAGCAACTCACTGAGGCAGGCGAGCTGCCTCCTGCGGTCTATGTCATGATCGACATCATCGACCGCGAACACCGCACGCGTGAACTGACCTGTAACCCTGACTTCTGGCTGGCGATTCAGCACGAGCTGTTACCACAAATTCAGCAGTGGGCACCGTTTCGGGCCGACAGCACGCTGGTGGCCGGACAGAGTTTTGGCGGCCTTTCTGCCGCTTACGCCACCCTGAACTGGCCGGAAACTTTTGCGGGTGCCGTCAGTCTTTCCGGTTCGTTCTGGTGGCCCGCGCGCGGTGACCCGAATGGCTGGCTGCCGCAGCAGTTACAGCAGGGTTTGCTGCAGGCGCCCTCCCGGCGCTTTTATCTGGAGGCGGGGCGGCGCGAACGCCTGATTCTGGCAGCAAACGAACAGTTTCAGCGCGATCTGACTGTGGCAGGACATCAGGTCAGCTATCACCCGATTGAAGGCGGTCACGATGCGCTGTGCTGGCGCGGCGGACTGCTGGCAGGCCTCAACGCTATGTGGCAATCGTCATAA
- a CDS encoding MbtH family protein, which translates to MQQLNPFDDPQQDCQVLKNAQQQYSLWPAFCAVPPGWQPVYGPELQARCLSWLNENWHDIRPVMTQDSGSRNV; encoded by the coding sequence ATGCAACAACTCAATCCTTTCGACGATCCCCAGCAGGATTGTCAGGTACTGAAAAATGCTCAGCAGCAGTACAGCTTATGGCCCGCCTTTTGTGCGGTTCCGCCAGGATGGCAGCCTGTTTATGGGCCCGAACTACAGGCCCGTTGCCTGAGCTGGCTGAATGAAAACTGGCACGATATCCGTCCGGTTATGACGCAGGACAGTGGGAGCCGCAATGTCTGA
- a CDS encoding enterobactin synthase subunit F, with protein MSETTLNPLTEQKTLPLVAAQPGIWIADQLSPYSNAYAVAHFVELHGVLNSALLSRAIIAGMQEADTLNMAFGELEGEPLQWPAPQDFREPEIIDLRDAADPAASARALMQQDMSGDLRILSGAPLYHHSLLRLGEDHWYWYQRYHHLVVDGFSFTALTRRIAHLYSAWQHGDTPEPSPFVPFSEVVDEYQRYHNSLAWQRDRQFWLEKGAQLPAPASLSALPLAGQSASTDLLRHTFAVDRNTFQALLTHTGQHNLSAADTAFALVALWLARLTGQHAFAAGFIFMRRIGSAALCATGPVINVLPMAIHYDPAQPLTALAGRLAGEVRKMRRHQRYDAEQVQRDLGRFGDSAPLYGPVINLKMFDYQLDFAGIEGITHQLASGPVRDLEIAIYLSEQGDLTLELLANAKRYSETALKQHASRFGLLLEQLAVRPACACGELDMLMPEEHQQLAAVNQTAVMLPAETLSSLLLLQSQRTPHAMALADEAHQLNYQQMQQQVAALGQQLIAQGVTRGDIVAVALPRSVFLSLALQAIVSTGATWLPLDTGYPDDRLKMMLEDAAPKMLITCRELADRLAALSPAAPLFYDVLLTPVDSVLTQAPRPHDGAYLIYTSGSTGRPKGVLVSHEAIVNRLLWMQDRYPLGGDDVVLQKTPSSFDVSVWEFFWPLIAGAQLVMAPPDAHRDPDVLQQLFARYRVTTTHFVPSMLAAFVASLEEGDAIARCATLRRVFCSGEALPAELSRQWQTLTRVPLHNLYGPTEAAVDVSFYPAFGPALAAVDGASVPIGFPVWNTGLRILDARLQPVPPGVAGDLWLTGVQLAHGYLDRPDLTASRFVADPWGHGSRMYRTGDVARWLPDGAVEYLGRSDDQLKIRGQRIELNEIDHAMAALPGIVQAVTHAVVLGSSSDQQGDARQLVGYVVAEGSIDADVMRQTLATQLPAHMVPVAIVQLAALPLSSNGKLDRKALPLPQTRTAAAGRAPYPGLETTLAQAFATLLERESVSAQDDFFALGGHSLLAMRLAAQLRRTLNQPVSVGQIMVAATVEKLAVLLSSEPAETARAGFEAVLPLRRTTGPTLFCFHPASGFAWQFSVLQRYLDARWSLLGIQSPDITSPLNQAQHLDAVCEAHLATVRQQQPEGPYYFLGYSLGGTLAQGIAARLEAEGETVAFLGLLDTWPPETQNWDERRGENVLDPAVLEEVNREREQFIAAQREQAGEGMEALFTTIEANYASSVRLLATARSARFSGHATLFLAQQTQLPGQDARRAWAPWVGGLTIWPLDCAHVEIISPRMFEQIGPRLQQCLATLIS; from the coding sequence ATGTCTGAGACCACTCTGAACCCGCTGACAGAGCAAAAAACGTTGCCGCTGGTGGCCGCTCAGCCCGGAATCTGGATCGCTGACCAGCTATCGCCCTATTCCAATGCTTACGCCGTGGCGCATTTTGTCGAACTGCACGGTGTGCTGAACAGCGCGCTGCTGTCACGGGCCATAATTGCTGGCATGCAGGAAGCGGACACACTGAATATGGCCTTTGGCGAGCTGGAGGGTGAACCGCTACAGTGGCCTGCCCCCCAGGATTTCCGCGAGCCTGAAATAATCGATCTGCGCGATGCCGCCGATCCTGCTGCATCAGCACGTGCGCTGATGCAGCAGGATATGTCCGGTGACCTGCGGATACTGAGCGGTGCGCCGCTCTATCATCACAGCCTGCTTCGGCTGGGCGAGGATCACTGGTACTGGTATCAGCGCTACCATCATCTGGTGGTCGATGGTTTTAGTTTCACCGCCCTGACCCGCCGCATCGCCCATCTCTACAGCGCCTGGCAGCACGGCGACACGCCGGAGCCGAGCCCCTTTGTCCCGTTCAGCGAGGTCGTCGACGAGTATCAGCGCTATCACAACTCTTTGGCCTGGCAGCGCGATCGCCAGTTCTGGCTGGAGAAAGGCGCGCAGTTACCTGCGCCCGCCTCGTTGTCCGCTCTGCCGCTGGCCGGTCAGAGCGCCAGTACCGACCTGCTACGCCATACGTTTGCCGTGGATCGCAACACTTTTCAGGCTTTGCTGACGCACACCGGGCAGCACAACCTCAGTGCTGCGGACACCGCCTTTGCGCTGGTGGCGTTATGGCTGGCGCGCCTCACCGGTCAGCATGCGTTCGCCGCCGGTTTCATCTTTATGCGCCGCATCGGCTCGGCCGCGCTCTGCGCCACCGGTCCGGTGATCAACGTTTTGCCTATGGCAATCCATTACGACCCGGCACAGCCGCTGACGGCACTGGCCGGGCGTCTGGCGGGCGAAGTCAGAAAAATGCGCCGTCATCAGCGTTACGACGCTGAGCAGGTGCAGCGCGATCTGGGCCGGTTTGGTGACAGTGCTCCGCTCTATGGGCCGGTGATTAACCTGAAGATGTTCGACTATCAGCTCGATTTCGCAGGCATTGAAGGCATCACTCATCAGCTGGCGTCAGGCCCGGTTCGCGATCTGGAGATTGCTATCTACCTCAGCGAACAGGGCGACCTGACGCTGGAACTACTGGCTAATGCAAAGCGCTATAGTGAAACCGCGCTGAAGCAACATGCCAGTCGCTTTGGTCTGCTGCTTGAGCAGCTTGCCGTCCGGCCAGCGTGCGCCTGTGGCGAGCTGGATATGCTGATGCCGGAAGAACATCAACAGCTGGCAGCGGTCAATCAGACGGCTGTGATGCTGCCTGCAGAGACGCTAAGCAGCCTGCTGCTGCTGCAGTCGCAGCGTACGCCGCACGCTATGGCGCTGGCGGATGAGGCGCATCAGCTTAATTACCAGCAGATGCAACAGCAGGTCGCCGCGCTGGGACAACAGCTGATTGCGCAGGGTGTGACGCGGGGTGACATCGTCGCCGTGGCGCTGCCGCGCTCGGTCTTTTTATCACTGGCGCTGCAGGCGATTGTCAGCACAGGCGCAACCTGGCTGCCGCTTGATACCGGCTACCCGGACGATCGGCTGAAGATGATGCTGGAAGATGCCGCGCCGAAGATGCTGATCACCTGCCGCGAACTGGCAGACAGGCTGGCGGCTCTCTCACCGGCCGCGCCGCTGTTTTACGACGTGCTGTTAACCCCGGTGGATAGCGTGCTGACACAGGCTCCGCGTCCGCATGATGGCGCTTACCTCATCTATACCTCTGGTTCGACCGGTCGGCCAAAAGGCGTGCTGGTCAGTCATGAGGCGATCGTCAACCGGCTGCTGTGGATGCAGGATCGTTATCCGCTCGGCGGTGATGATGTGGTGCTGCAGAAAACGCCGAGCAGCTTTGATGTCTCGGTGTGGGAGTTCTTCTGGCCATTGATCGCTGGCGCACAGCTGGTGATGGCACCGCCTGATGCCCACCGCGACCCGGACGTGCTGCAGCAGCTATTTGCCCGCTACCGCGTGACCACCACCCATTTTGTTCCGTCGATGCTGGCTGCTTTTGTCGCCTCGCTGGAGGAAGGTGACGCGATAGCGCGTTGCGCCACCCTGCGCCGGGTTTTCTGCAGCGGCGAAGCGCTGCCCGCTGAGCTGTCGCGCCAGTGGCAGACGCTGACCCGGGTGCCCTTGCATAATCTTTATGGCCCGACCGAAGCGGCAGTGGATGTCAGCTTCTACCCGGCTTTCGGACCGGCGCTGGCGGCCGTCGACGGTGCCAGCGTGCCGATTGGCTTCCCGGTCTGGAACACCGGCTTACGGATTCTGGATGCGCGTCTGCAGCCGGTGCCACCGGGCGTGGCTGGCGATCTCTGGCTGACCGGCGTGCAGCTGGCGCATGGCTATCTTGATCGTCCCGACCTCACTGCCAGCCGGTTTGTCGCCGATCCGTGGGGTCACGGCTCCCGGATGTACCGCACCGGTGATGTGGCGCGCTGGCTGCCGGATGGTGCGGTGGAGTATCTGGGTCGCAGCGACGATCAGCTTAAAATTCGCGGACAGCGTATCGAGCTGAACGAGATCGACCACGCCATGGCTGCGCTGCCTGGCATTGTGCAGGCCGTGACGCATGCAGTGGTACTGGGCAGCAGCAGCGACCAGCAGGGTGATGCCCGCCAACTGGTCGGCTATGTGGTGGCAGAGGGCTCAATTGATGCCGACGTCATGCGCCAGACTCTGGCGACACAGTTACCGGCGCATATGGTGCCGGTGGCGATTGTTCAGCTGGCGGCATTACCGCTCAGCAGCAACGGCAAGCTGGATCGTAAAGCGCTGCCGCTGCCACAGACCCGAACAGCGGCTGCCGGTCGTGCACCGTACCCGGGTCTGGAAACGACGCTGGCGCAGGCGTTCGCCACGCTGCTGGAACGTGAGTCCGTCAGCGCACAGGATGATTTTTTTGCGCTGGGTGGCCATTCGCTGCTGGCGATGCGGCTGGCGGCGCAGCTGCGGCGGACGCTGAATCAGCCGGTGTCAGTGGGCCAGATTATGGTGGCAGCTACGGTAGAAAAGCTGGCCGTCCTGCTTAGTAGTGAACCCGCGGAGACAGCCCGCGCCGGATTTGAGGCGGTCTTGCCGCTGCGGCGTACTACCGGCCCGACGCTGTTCTGCTTCCATCCCGCCTCAGGTTTTGCCTGGCAGTTCAGCGTGTTGCAGCGCTATCTGGATGCCCGCTGGTCGCTGCTCGGCATTCAGTCACCTGATATCACCAGCCCGCTGAATCAGGCGCAGCACCTTGACGCGGTGTGTGAGGCGCATCTGGCGACGGTGCGCCAGCAGCAGCCAGAGGGGCCCTACTATTTCCTGGGCTATTCGCTGGGCGGCACGCTGGCGCAGGGTATCGCCGCGCGGCTGGAGGCCGAAGGTGAAACCGTTGCTTTCCTCGGACTGCTGGATACCTGGCCGCCGGAGACGCAGAACTGGGATGAACGGCGCGGCGAAAACGTGCTGGATCCGGCGGTGCTGGAAGAGGTTAATCGTGAGCGCGAGCAGTTTATCGCAGCACAGCGCGAGCAGGCCGGTGAAGGAATGGAGGCACTGTTTACCACCATTGAAGCCAACTATGCCAGTTCGGTGCGCCTGCTGGCCACGGCGCGCAGTGCCCGCTTTAGTGGGCACGCCACGCTGTTCCTGGCGCAACAGACCCAGTTGCCCGGTCAGGATGCACGCCGCGCCTGGGCGCCCTGGGTTGGCGGACTGACTATCTGGCCGCTGGACTGTGCGCACGTCGAGATCATCTCACCGCGCATGTTCGAGCAGATCGGCCCACGACTGCAGCAGTGTCTGGCAACGCTGATTTCCTGA
- a CDS encoding ATP-binding cassette domain-containing protein: MKVTTRLQGDALTLGYDKKIVAENLSVAIPDGELTVIIGPNACGKSTLLRTLSRLVSPLQGEVLLDGNTIAHYATKEVARRLGLLPQSSNAPAGISVSELVARGRYPHQSLFGRWRQEDEAAVQQAMQATGVADLAQQQVDTLSGGQRQRVWIAMVLAQQTPLLLLDEPTTWLDIAHQIELLELMQDLNQQHGRTLVVVLHDLNQACRYASHLIAMRDGKIVAEGKPAEIVTPELIDAIYGLRCLIISDPVAGTPMIVPLGRG, encoded by the coding sequence ATGAAAGTGACAACACGTTTGCAGGGCGACGCGCTGACGCTGGGCTATGACAAAAAAATCGTGGCGGAGAATCTCTCTGTGGCGATCCCTGACGGTGAGCTGACCGTGATCATCGGTCCCAACGCCTGCGGAAAATCGACGCTGCTGCGTACCTTAAGCCGCCTGGTCTCGCCGCTGCAGGGCGAGGTGCTGCTGGATGGCAATACCATTGCTCACTACGCCACCAAAGAGGTGGCACGCCGGCTGGGGCTGCTGCCGCAAAGCTCGAACGCGCCTGCGGGTATCAGCGTCAGCGAACTGGTGGCGCGCGGGCGTTATCCGCACCAGTCGCTGTTCGGGCGCTGGCGACAGGAAGATGAGGCAGCGGTGCAGCAGGCCATGCAGGCCACCGGCGTGGCCGATTTAGCGCAGCAGCAGGTTGATACGCTCTCTGGCGGTCAGCGGCAGCGGGTGTGGATTGCGATGGTGCTGGCTCAGCAGACACCGCTATTGCTGCTGGATGAACCGACCACCTGGCTGGATATTGCCCATCAGATTGAACTGCTGGAATTAATGCAGGATCTCAATCAGCAGCATGGCCGAACGCTGGTGGTGGTGCTGCACGATCTTAATCAGGCGTGCCGCTACGCCAGCCACCTGATAGCGATGCGCGACGGGAAAATCGTTGCCGAAGGGAAACCGGCGGAGATTGTAACGCCGGAACTGATAGACGCGATCTACGGCCTGCGCTGCCTTATCATCAGCGATCCGGTGGCCGGTACGCCGATGATTGTACCGCTGGGCAGAGGCTGA
- the fepG gene encoding iron-enterobactin ABC transporter permease, giving the protein MTRMMINALLLLMACGVLAFLGITRGTLPISASQLWALFNGEAARNVQLIVLEWRLPRVMMALLIGAALGVSGAIFQSLLRNPLGSPDILGFNTGAYSGVLVALVLFQQNMEGMTLAALAGGLLTAGVVWLFSWRNGVETFRLIIVGISVRALLMALNSWLIISASLEAALSAGLWSAGSLNGITWAKTTPVIIVLLLALLATGMLARRMRLLEMGDDTACALGVPVERSRLMLMLTGVILTAASTALAGPISFIALLAPQIARRLSGGTKGALPLAALCGALLLIAADYAAQHFFLPYQLPVGVITVSLGGLYLIALLVREARRQ; this is encoded by the coding sequence ATGACACGGATGATGATCAATGCGTTACTGCTGTTGATGGCCTGCGGGGTGCTGGCTTTTTTGGGCATCACGCGCGGCACCTTACCGATCTCAGCCAGCCAGTTATGGGCACTTTTCAACGGCGAGGCAGCGCGCAATGTTCAGCTGATTGTGCTGGAGTGGCGTCTGCCGCGCGTCATGATGGCGCTGCTGATTGGTGCGGCGCTGGGCGTCAGCGGGGCGATTTTTCAGTCGCTGTTGCGCAACCCGCTGGGCAGTCCCGATATTCTGGGTTTTAACACCGGCGCTTACAGCGGTGTACTGGTGGCGCTGGTGCTGTTCCAGCAAAACATGGAAGGGATGACGCTGGCGGCGCTGGCAGGCGGGCTGCTCACTGCAGGTGTGGTCTGGCTGTTCAGCTGGCGCAACGGCGTGGAGACTTTCCGGCTGATTATTGTCGGCATCAGCGTGCGGGCACTGCTGATGGCGCTGAACAGCTGGCTGATTATCAGTGCTTCACTGGAGGCGGCACTGAGCGCCGGGCTCTGGAGCGCCGGTTCACTTAACGGCATTACCTGGGCGAAAACCACGCCGGTGATCATCGTGCTGCTGCTGGCGCTGCTGGCAACAGGCATGCTGGCCCGCCGCATGCGACTACTGGAGATGGGTGACGACACGGCCTGTGCGCTGGGCGTTCCGGTTGAGCGCAGCCGCCTCATGCTGATGCTGACGGGTGTTATCCTCACCGCCGCCTCGACGGCGCTGGCCGGTCCGATCTCCTTTATTGCGTTGCTGGCACCGCAGATTGCGCGGAGGCTCAGCGGTGGCACTAAAGGCGCGCTGCCGCTGGCGGCCTTGTGTGGCGCGCTGCTGTTAATCGCCGCAGATTACGCCGCGCAGCACTTTTTCCTGCCTTATCAGCTGCCGGTTGGCGTAATCACGGTCAGCCTGGGCGGACTCTATCTGATTGCACTACTGGTGCGGGAGGCACGACGTCAATGA